CTTGGATATAGCCCTTATTTCCGCCATTCTTCAGGCAGCAAGCGAGAATATTGGGGCTGCAAATAGCGGTCGTCGATAAGAGCAAGTACGCCACGGTCCTGCTCGGAACGAATGAGTCTTCCCCCAGCTTGTAGCACTTTGTTAATGCCAGGGTACACATAGGCATAATCAAATCCGTTACGCCCTTCCTCATCGAAGTAGCTCTTGATTAAATTTCGCTCCATTCCGATCTGAGGCATTCCTACCCCTACTACAGCTACCCCTCGTAGCCTATCTCCGACAAGATCAATGCCTTCGGAGAAAATCCCACCCATAACAGCAAACCCAACCAAGCTTCCCTGATTATTCTCATCGAATTCCGCAAGAAAGCTCTCTCTCATCCCCTCAGCCATCTCCGGTGTTTGCAGCAGTGTTCGCACGCTCTCATCCTTATTTTCTGCTATAAAATCCTCATAAACAGCATTCATATAGGCATACGAAGGGAAGAAATACAAATAATTACCCGGTCTTATGCCCACCAGCCCCCGAAGCAGATGAACCAATGTCCCCTTCGTCTCTTCTCGATCCGCATATTTTGTGGAGATTGGAACAATAGATACTTCCCATTGCTCCTTGGCGAAAGGTGAACCGAGTGTGACAGAATAATCCTCTTCCTCCGCCCCAAGCATATCCATAAAGTAGTTAAGAGGGGAGAGTGTAGCCGAGAAGAACACATGCGAACGAAATCCCTTGCCCATCTGATTAAGCAGCCGCGAAGGGTTTAAGCAGAACATTTTCAACCGGACATCATTACGAAGAACTTCAGAGTAGGTAACATAGCAATCATCGTAAAGCTTTCCAATCCTGATAAAGCTTACAGTCGCAAAATAAACTTCCAGTAGCCTTACACTTCCAGCCGCTGTTCCCCCTGTCGCCAGCCCACGTTCTGCTTGGGCAACGAAAGCTTCCACTAGCTCTAAAAGCTCCTTAGGCGGCTCCTTACTAACGACTGCCCCTCCATTAGATTGCTTCCTAGACTCGATGAACCACTTATTGATTGCTTTTGCCGCTTTATGTATATCCCCGTGAACTCCTTTAAACTCCCGCTCCAGCTCGAGGAAAGCCTTCTTGTCCAATTCGGCAGAATACATCTCTCTAGCCCGATCAATCAAATTGTGTGCTTCGTCTACTAGCAAGACAGTATCACGTTTAAATTCCCCGCCTAAGCGCTTTAAGGAAACGCGTGGGTCAAATAAATAATTGTAATCGCAAATGACAGCATCTGCCCCATAAGCTGCATCGAGTGACATCTCGAATGGGCATACCCTATGCTTTCGTGCATACTGCTCAATGACACCACGACTGATCAATGTTTCATTGTCCAGCAGGTCAAGTATTGCTCCGTTTATTCGATCATAATATCCCTCCGCGTAGGGACATTGCTCTTTCCGGCAATCGACCTCATCTTGAAAGCAAATTTTATCCTTAGCAGTGACTGTCACCGAACGGAAATTAAGGCCCTGAGATTGCATAAGAGATAACGCCTGCTCTGCGGCAGTCCTTGTAATGGTTCGTGCCGTTAAGTAGAACAAATGCTGAATGTTACCTCGCCCGATAGCTTTAATAGCCGGATACAAGGTTGATATCGTCTTCCCGATTCCCGTGGGTGCCTTAGCGAACAGCTTTCTCCCCTCGTCAATCGCCTTGTAGACGGAACCGACCAGCTTCCTTTGACCTTCTCGATAGGTTGTAAAAGGAAACGCTAAATCTTGAATACTCGCGTCCCTTAACCCCTTATTCCGATGAAGCAATCGAGCATAGGGTGCATACTGCTTAATAATATCCGTTATATAGATTGCCAATTCCTCAAAGGTTACTTCCTGCTCGAACCTCTTTTGCTCCTCCGTGTCCACATGAACATAGGTTAAGCGAACACGCATTTGCTGCACCCCGTTCTCCAGCGCAAACATATAGGCATAGCATTTAACTTGCGCCCAGTGTACAAGTGCAGCATCGTCTTCAGTCATTAAACTAATATCCCTTGAAGTCGACTTGATTTCATCGATAATGACGCCACCATTTTCGCCAATCAGCAGCCCATCACATCGCCCATCTACGACAAATAGGAGCTCCTCGAAAGGAATCTCCGTGCTTAAATAAACTTCCTTCCGATCCTGCTCGCCGTATTGCTTCTGTATTTTCTGATGGGCCTTCGTCCCCTCTGACAGCGAGCTAATTGATCGAAACCCCGAGTCGATGCTTCCACTCAGGAACACGTATTCGACTAAGCTCCTAACAGAGAGGGCTACCGTATCCTGCATAGATGTAGTCCTCCAGATGGGGTTAATCTCTATACAAAAGAACATTTGTTCCTCTATTGTAACGGTTAACCCTCGCTTGATTCAACTGCTGCAATGGATATGGTGAAACTTATACATTCTGAATAACCAAAGAAAGAGAGCCACAATGCGGCTCCCTCTAGCTTCATCTTCTATATTATTTGAAAAACGCCGGAAGATAAGGCTTGTTCTTCTCCAGCATCTCATCAAGCATGGCTTTGGCTACACTCACTGATGGTACTAGCGGATGACTTGCCATCGCTTGAAGAGCAATCGCCCGATCTCCCGTAATAGCTGCCTCAATGGTTAGCCTCTCATAGGTTTTGACCGCAGAGATTAAGCCCTTCGTTTGCTCAGGCACCTTCGTCACTGGAAGCGCCAGTGGTCCCTTACTAGTTACGATGCAATTAACTTCTATAGAAGCATTCTCAGGGAGAAAATCCAGCACTCTACCGTTCCTTACGTTTAATGTTTGGATATCACGCTTGTCGTTGTAAAGCGAGTCCATAAGGTTAACCGCTGCTTCTGAGTAGTAAGCCCCGCCGCGTTTCTCCAATTGCTTTGGCTTTTCCTGCAAATCCGGGTCCTTGTACAGCTCGAACAATTCGTCCTCTACCCGCTTCACAACCTCTGCACGAGTACCGTTCGCTTTAAGAGATTCAAGCTGCTCCGCAAGCATGACATCGGTGAGATAGAAGTATTTCAGATAATAGGACGGAAATCCACCTAAACCGCGTAGAAAATCAAGATCCCATTCCGTTGCCGGAACATTTTTCCCCGAATATTCTTCACGTTTATCAAGCAGCTCTGTCAATTTATCCTCGCCACCCACTTCAATGCGAGTTACCCAGTGGAGATGGTTTAAACCGACAAACTCCGTATAAATATGATTAGATGAAACGTCGTATTTTTCACTTAACCATTTGTGCAGTCCGATTGGCGCATTACAGAGTCCGATGCTCTTTACCTTGGAATACCGAGTAATAGCCTCAGTGACCATTCCTGCCGGATTGGTGAAATTCAGCAGCCAAGCGTTAGGCGCCAATTCCTCAATATCTTTACAAATATCCAATAGAACCGGAATCGTGCGGAGTGCCTTCATCATGCCGCCTGGTCCCGTCGTCTCTTGCCCAATAACCCCGTATTTATTCGGAATATGCTCATCCCATTTACGAGCTTCTAGAAGGCCGACCCGCATCTGTGTGGAGACGAAGTCTGCTCCTTCGATGGCCTTACGCCGATCTAGTGTCAAGTGGACTTCGATAGGGAGACCTGACTTAACGATCATGCGCTTAGCTAAAGCACCAACGATATCAAGCTTATGTTTACCTGCCTCAATATCGACAAGCCAAAGTTCTCTAATAGGTAACTGCTCATATTTCTGGATGAATCCTTCGACAATTTCAGGAGTATACGAGGAACCTCCGCCGATTACAGCGATTTTCAACCCTTTGACTGTACTCATCTCTGTCCATCTCCTTGGTCAAATCTATTTCTATTGTAATATCACACTAAGCTATAGTCCGATACAGTACGAAGTCGATTATAGATTACATCCGGCAATTCGATTCCACTTGCTTCCACAGCCAACCACACCGCCCCAATTACAGGCTCTAACCCCAGCTTCACGATGCCAGCATGTGGGGAAATCCCTTGAACTGCTTGTTCAATATAAGCTCTCACGAAGTCTCCTTCTCCACGAGTAATAATGCTCCCCGCAAGAACAACATCGAAGCTTTCATTTTCCATGCCGAGCTTTTTAATAACTGCTTGTGCTTGTTTGCCTAGCTCTATGCCTTGATCTCGTAAAATGTCCTTGGCTACTTCATCTCCTTGATTGGCAGCTTGGAACAACAGCTTTGCAAGACGAATCGGCGGCATTTTGTTATGGTCAAGGTAATCATCGTACATGTCTTGAACACTATTATATTCTAGGTCCTTAAGCAATAGCTCTGTTAATAGGGTCGGACGCTCACGTCCATCCCAAGCGCGAATAACTGCACGAAACGCTTCGACACACAACGTGCCACCGCCACCGAAATCACCAAACTGATAAGAGAAGCCACCACACTGAAAAAATTGTCCTTGAGCATTTACTCCTGCGCTATTTGTACCCGTACCACATATAAGCACTACGCCGTAAGGGCGATTCGTTCCTGCTCGGAGTGCAATCATGGTATCGCAATTAATTTCATGCTTAGCAAATCCTAGCTCTGCAATCATCGGACGCAAAATCTTATAATCTATCTCCCGATCTGCTCCAGCTAAACCGAAATAAGCAAACTCGATATCCTCTCGAGCTAGCCCTGCATTTAGCAAAGCCATCTCTACAGATTCGCGAATGTTATGCTTCGCGACCTCATAATCGTTCTGATGGTTGCCATTACCGCTATGACCCTTCCCTACGATTACTCCCTGTTCATCAACTATTAATGTATATGTCTTGCTACCGCCACCATCAACGCCTAAATAATATTTCATGGCAATCACTCCTACCCTATTCCCTCTATGTTTTACCCGCTGTCATTTCTATTACTTAACCATCAGGGGAGGATGGATCGCTCCATCCTCCTGCCCTCATTCCTACTTATTCACACGCTCTAATAGCTTCTTCAGCTTTTCCTCAATATTTGGCAGCACTTCCTCTACCTTTTTGTCCCCATTCTCAACCACTGCCAGCTCATTGATGAACAAATCATTAATCTGAGAATAGTTGGAGATAAGGTGATTATAGGATTCGAAGCCGTATTTGTAAGCCCCTTCGAACACTTGCTTGATTTGCTCCGGATCAATTCCTTCGAAATTGCTATAGTATTTCTCGGCAGCCTTCTGGTTAACAGGGGGATTGCCGCCACTCAGCTCGATGGACTTCTCTTGCACTTCCGTCGTAAGCAAGTATTTAATCCACTCCAAAGCTTCTTTCGGGTGCTTGGAATCCTTCAAAATAAAGAGAGGATCAACGTACAGAACACTTCTCACCTTTTCATTAGGTCCTTGTGGAACAGCCGCTACGCCAACCTTAAAGTTAAAGTCGCTTGATGCAGCTAAGCTCCAAGATCCAACAACAGACATCGCAATTTTGCCTGAGAGGAAGGGATCTCCGAATTGACCAGATACAGATTTGGAAAAGGCCGGTGTTGGAGAAATCTTCTGATCCCAGATAAGACCGTATATTTTTTTGTAGGCTTCGATAACATTAGGCTTAGTTAAATTAATTTCTGATGGCTTACCGCCGTTCGTCCAAGTATCTTCGGAATACACGTCAGCTCCGAAGTACTGTGGTCTTTGATCCCGCTCGCCAAACCCGAAATCAACACCATATTGTGCCTCTGATAGATTTTTAGAATCTACTGTCAGCTTCTTAGCGTTCTCAACCATTTTGTCGAACGTCCAGCTCTTATCCTCGTAATCTGTCGGTGGGTAAGGAAGATTTACTTTATCAAACAAATCCTTATTGTAGAGCATAACGGTTACATAGCTATTTAGCGGAATACCGTAAGTCTTGCCATCAACCTTATAGATGTTCATAACATCCTCTGGAATGTTATAGTCGGCTCCAGTCAACCCATTGAGATACGGTGTCATATCCATCAGCATGCCTTTATTATAGTATTCCATAAATCCACCATAGCCCCAATGGGAAGTAACGTCTGGCGAGTTCTTAGCAGCTATAGACGATTGCAGCTTGGAGTCGAATTGCTCGTAAGGCGCCTTCGTAACCTTAATCTTAATGTTTGGATGCTTACTTTCGAAATCGGGTATGAGCTTCTCAACGAACGTACGGTCAGGCGAATCAATCGTATAATGCGTGATCGTCACCTGGTCCCCTTCTTTACTACTACCTTCGCTTGAACAAGCCGTTGCCACTAGCCCGAATACTAATGTAAAGCCTATTGCCAGCTTGCCTGCTTTCTTACTCATGTTATTTCCCCCTTTA
This portion of the Cohnella abietis genome encodes:
- a CDS encoding 6-phospho-beta-glucosidase produces the protein MSTVKGLKIAVIGGGSSYTPEIVEGFIQKYEQLPIRELWLVDIEAGKHKLDIVGALAKRMIVKSGLPIEVHLTLDRRKAIEGADFVSTQMRVGLLEARKWDEHIPNKYGVIGQETTGPGGMMKALRTIPVLLDICKDIEELAPNAWLLNFTNPAGMVTEAITRYSKVKSIGLCNAPIGLHKWLSEKYDVSSNHIYTEFVGLNHLHWVTRIEVGGEDKLTELLDKREEYSGKNVPATEWDLDFLRGLGGFPSYYLKYFYLTDVMLAEQLESLKANGTRAEVVKRVEDELFELYKDPDLQEKPKQLEKRGGAYYSEAAVNLMDSLYNDKRDIQTLNVRNGRVLDFLPENASIEVNCIVTSKGPLALPVTKVPEQTKGLISAVKTYERLTIEAAITGDRAIALQAMASHPLVPSVSVAKAMLDEMLEKNKPYLPAFFK
- a CDS encoding N-acetylglucosamine kinase produces the protein MKYYLGVDGGGSKTYTLIVDEQGVIVGKGHSGNGNHQNDYEVAKHNIRESVEMALLNAGLAREDIEFAYFGLAGADREIDYKILRPMIAELGFAKHEINCDTMIALRAGTNRPYGVVLICGTGTNSAGVNAQGQFFQCGGFSYQFGDFGGGGTLCVEAFRAVIRAWDGRERPTLLTELLLKDLEYNSVQDMYDDYLDHNKMPPIRLAKLLFQAANQGDEVAKDILRDQGIELGKQAQAVIKKLGMENESFDVVLAGSIITRGEGDFVRAYIEQAVQGISPHAGIVKLGLEPVIGAVWLAVEASGIELPDVIYNRLRTVSDYSLV
- a CDS encoding ABC transporter substrate-binding protein, whose product is MSKKAGKLAIGFTLVFGLVATACSSEGSSKEGDQVTITHYTIDSPDRTFVEKLIPDFESKHPNIKIKVTKAPYEQFDSKLQSSIAAKNSPDVTSHWGYGGFMEYYNKGMLMDMTPYLNGLTGADYNIPEDVMNIYKVDGKTYGIPLNSYVTVMLYNKDLFDKVNLPYPPTDYEDKSWTFDKMVENAKKLTVDSKNLSEAQYGVDFGFGERDQRPQYFGADVYSEDTWTNGGKPSEINLTKPNVIEAYKKIYGLIWDQKISPTPAFSKSVSGQFGDPFLSGKIAMSVVGSWSLAASSDFNFKVGVAAVPQGPNEKVRSVLYVDPLFILKDSKHPKEALEWIKYLLTTEVQEKSIELSGGNPPVNQKAAEKYYSNFEGIDPEQIKQVFEGAYKYGFESYNHLISNYSQINDLFINELAVVENGDKKVEEVLPNIEEKLKKLLERVNK
- a CDS encoding ATP-dependent DNA helicase, encoding MQDTVALSVRSLVEYVFLSGSIDSGFRSISSLSEGTKAHQKIQKQYGEQDRKEVYLSTEIPFEELLFVVDGRCDGLLIGENGGVIIDEIKSTSRDISLMTEDDAALVHWAQVKCYAYMFALENGVQQMRVRLTYVHVDTEEQKRFEQEVTFEELAIYITDIIKQYAPYARLLHRNKGLRDASIQDLAFPFTTYREGQRKLVGSVYKAIDEGRKLFAKAPTGIGKTISTLYPAIKAIGRGNIQHLFYLTARTITRTAAEQALSLMQSQGLNFRSVTVTAKDKICFQDEVDCRKEQCPYAEGYYDRINGAILDLLDNETLISRGVIEQYARKHRVCPFEMSLDAAYGADAVICDYNYLFDPRVSLKRLGGEFKRDTVLLVDEAHNLIDRAREMYSAELDKKAFLELEREFKGVHGDIHKAAKAINKWFIESRKQSNGGAVVSKEPPKELLELVEAFVAQAERGLATGGTAAGSVRLLEVYFATVSFIRIGKLYDDCYVTYSEVLRNDVRLKMFCLNPSRLLNQMGKGFRSHVFFSATLSPLNYFMDMLGAEEEDYSVTLGSPFAKEQWEVSIVPISTKYADREETKGTLVHLLRGLVGIRPGNYLYFFPSYAYMNAVYEDFIAENKDESVRTLLQTPEMAEGMRESFLAEFDENNQGSLVGFAVMGGIFSEGIDLVGDRLRGVAVVGVGMPQIGMERNLIKSYFDEEGRNGFDYAYVYPGINKVLQAGGRLIRSEQDRGVLALIDDRYLQPQYSRLLPEEWRK